AGTATATCGGCATATAACAGATAATGTAAAAAATTCAAATATTTACTTGAGTATTATATAGTTGACCAATTTAAGGATGTACTGATTTTAGCATTATAGTGCATAAGTTTATAATTAAATGGGTAGTGAGGAAATTGCGGAGGTGAGTAGTTTGAAATCCTTGAGAGAATTAGAAAAGCTGCAAGAAGAATTCCAAGAAAATTTGAAAGCAGCAGAAAAACGAATTCTAATTTGTGGGGGAACCGGTTGTGTTTCTTCTGGAAGTAGAGATGTTCAGGATGTATTAAAAGAAGAATTGGCAAATAATAATTTAGAAGATGAATTTGGAATAGTGGAAACAGGCTGTCATGGATTTTGTGAAAAAGGTCCAATTGTAATTATATATCCCGAAGAAATTTTTTATTGTGAAGTGAGCGTAGAAGATGTAAAAAAAATAGTACAAAAGCAGCTTTTAAAAGGAGAAGTAGTAGAAGAATTATTATACCAGGATCCGGTTAATAAAGATAATATCTTTTCTTATCAGGATATTGACTTCTATAGTGAACAGCAACAGATAGTATTGAAGAATTGTGGGCAAATCAATCCAGAAGACATTAAAGAATATTTGTTAACAGATGGTTATCAAGCATTGGGACGGGTTTTAACTGAAATGGATCCTCAAGAAGTAATTGATGAAGTTAAGGAATCAGGCCTTCGTGGACGAGGAGGAGGAGGATTTCCAACTGGATTGAAATGGCAGTTTGCTCGAGATAGTGAAGGAGACAAAAAGTATATTATTTGTAATGCTGATGAAGGGGATCCAGGGGCTTTTATGGATCGTAGTTTGTTGGAAGGTGATCCTCATAAAATTATTGAAGGTATGGTTATTGCAGGGTATGCCATTGGAGCAGATGAGGGATATGTCTATGTTAGAGCTGAATATCCTTTAGCTATTGAGCGTTTAGAAAAAGCACTTGATCAAGCTGGGGAATATGGATTATTAGGAGATAATCTTTTTGGAACAAGCTTTAGTTTTGATCTGCATATTAAAGCAGGTGCTGGAGCTTTTGTTTGTGGTGAAGAGACGGCTTTAATGGCATCAATTGAGGGAGAACGAGGCATGCCAAGGCCGAGACCCCCGTTTCCTGCTCAAAAAGGATTATGGGGAAAACCGACAAATATAAATAATGTAGAAACTTATGCTAATATAGCAGAGATTATTGATAATGGGGCTGAAGCTTTCAGTTCAATAGGTACCGGAAATAGTACGGGGACTAAGGTATTTGCTATGACAGGAAAAATTAATAATACTGGTTTAGTTGAAGTACCTATGGGAATTACAATGAGAGAAATTATTTATGATATAGGCGGCGGAATTCCTAATGGTAAAGATTTTAAGGCAGTACAAATTGGAGGGCCTTCTGGTGGTTGCTTGCCAGAGGAAAAGTTAGATTTATCTATTGACTATGATTCTCTAATTAATGCTGGAGCAATGATGGGGTCTGGTGGATTAGTGATAATGGATGAAGACACTTGTATGGTAGATATAGCTCGGTTCTTCTTAGACTTTACAGTAGCTGAATCATGTGGAAAGTGTACCCCTTGTCGTGAAGGAACTAAAAGAATGTTAGATGTATTAGAAAAAATTACTAATGGAGAAGGAACTTTGGCTGATATTAATAAGTTAGAGAGTTTAGCTGAAACAATTAAGACTGCTTCTTTATGTGGTTTAGGTCAGACAGCACCTAATCCAGTGTTATCAACTTTAGAATACTTTAGAGATGAGTATGAAGCTCATGTTGAAGAGCAGAAATGTCCTGCTGGGACATGTGAAGATTTATTGAATTTTAAGATTACAGAGGACTGTCGTGGATGTACTAAGTGTGTAAATAAATGTCCTACAAATGCTATCAGTGGAGAGGCTAAAAAGCAGCATGTTATAGATGTAGACGAATGTATTAAGTGTGGAGCTTGTATAGATGCCTGTCCATTTAATGCTATAGTTAAAGAATAAATTAGAAGTAAGATTGAAGGGAGGTTTGAGTATTATGGTTGAACTTACTATCAATGATAAGCAGGTAGAGGTACCTAAAAATTATACAGTTCTTCAAGCTTGTAAAGACCTTAATATAGAGATACCGACTCTTTGTTATAATGAAGTGTTAGAGCCACATGGAGCTTGTAGATTATGTATAGTTGAGGTTGAAGGTTTTGATAATTTACCAGCTTCCTGCACATTACAAGTAGAAAATGGTATGGAAATACATACTCATAGTGAAAGAGTAATGGAAATAAGAAAAAATATATTAGGATTATTAATTGCAGATCATCCATTGAATTGTTTGACTTGTGAACAATCAGGAAATTGTAAATTACAGGATTATTGTTATGAGTATGATGTTGAAGGACCAATTTTTGGAACTAATGAGAAAGAAAAACTAGAAATAAAAGATAAAAATCCTTTTATTGAGTATGATCCCAATAAATGTATTTTATGTGGTAGATGTGTTAAGGTAGATCAAGAGATTCAGTGTTCTGATACCCTTGAATTTAGTCAAAGGGGACATAAAACTTTAGTATCAACTGCTTATGAACAGGATTTGAGTGGAGAATATTCCGATTGTGTGTTTTGTGGTCAGTGTGTAGAAGTTTGTCCAACAGGAGCTTTGATTTATAAACCTTCCAAGAGACAGGGAAGAGAATTTGATATTGATAAGAAAGTACAAACAACTTGTCCTTATTGTGGTGTAGGTTGTCAGTTGGAGTTAGAGATTAAAGATAATGAGGTAGTTAAAGTTGGTTCTGTTTATAAAGATGGGATTCCCAATTCAGCAGGAGAAGCATGTATTAAAGGACGTTTTGGTTATCAATTTATTAGTCATGATGATCGTTTGACTAACCCCTTAATTAAACGTGATGGAGAATTTGAAGAAGCCAGTTGGGATGAAGCTTTAGATTATATAGCTGAAAATTTAAGTGAAGTTAAAGAAGAGTATGGTAGTCAGGCTGTTGGCAACTTAACTTCAGCTCGATGTACTAACGAAGAGAATTACTTAATTCAGAAGTTTATGAGAGCTGTGATAGGGACAAATAATGTAGATCATTGTGCTCATTTGTGACACTCTCCTACTGTGGCTGGTCTAGCCAAAAGTTTTGGAAGTGGAGCAATGACAAATTCGATTAGTGAAGTTGAAACGTCTGATGTGATTTTTGTAACTGGTTCGAATACTACAGAAGCTCATCCAGTAATAGGTAGTAAGATTAAAAAAGCAGTTAAGAATGGTACTAAGTTAATTGTAGCGGATCCACGTGAGATTGGGTTATCATCTGTAGCTGATATTGCAGTCAAGCAAGAGCCTGGAAGTGATATAGCTTTGATTAATGGTCTAATGCATATAATTATTAAAGAAGATTTACATGATAAGGAGTTCATTGAAGAGAGAACTGAGGGATTTGAGGCATTAAAAGAACTTGTTAAAGATTATCCTCCTGAAAAGGTAGCAAAGATTACTAATATTCCGGCTAAGGATATAATTGAAATGGCGAGATTATATGCTTCTGGTGATAGAGGTGCTATTTATTATGCTATGGGAATTACCCAGCATAAATCTGGTACCAAGAATGTTACTTCAATTGCTTGTTTAGCAATGTTAACTGGGAATATAGGAAAAGCAGGTACTGGAGTTAATCCTCTAAGAGGTCAGAATAATGTACAAGGAGCTTGTGATTTAGGTGGACTGCCGAATGTTTATCCTGGTTATCAGAAAGTTGATAATCCTGAAATTCAGAAGAAATTTGAGACTGCTTGGGGAGTAGAGTTGTCTGGTGAGGTTGGACTTACTGTAGTAGAGATGTTTAATGCTATTGACGAGGAGGAAATAAAAAGTCTGTATATTATTGGAGAGAATCCAGTAATTTCTGATCCTAATCAACATCATATTGAAGAAGCTTTAGAGGAACTGGAGTTTTTAGTTGTTCAAGATATTTTCTTGACTGAAACAGCAGAATATGCTGATGTTGTTTTGCCAGCTGCTTGTTTTGCTGAAAAAGAAGGGACATTTACTAATACAGAGCGTAGAATTCAGCGAGTACGAAAAGCAGTATCACCACCAGGGGAGGCAAAAGCAGATTGGGAGATTATCTGTGATTTGGCTAACAGAATGGGATATGAGATGAGTTATGAGTCTCCGGCAGTGATTATGGAAGAAATAGCAGAGTTGACGCCTATTTATGGTGGCATTGATTATAGACGGATAGATAATAAAGGATTGCAGTGGCCATGTCCTGATAAGAGTCATCCTGGAACTAAGTTCTTACATGAGGGTGAATTTGCTCATGGGAAAGGAATATTCCATCCAGCTGATCACATGAAACCAATAGAAGAAGTAAATGAAGAGTATAATTATATTATGATGACTGGAAGAATGTTATATCATTACCATACTGGAACTATGACTAGGAATTCTGAATCTATTGATCAATATAAGCCAGATGCTTATGTAGAGATTAATGAAAAAGATGCTAAAGATTTAGAGATAGAAGATGGAGATAGAGTAAAGATTGCTTCTCGTAGAGGTGAAGTAGAAACTTATGCTAAGATAGGTGATATAGTTGAACCAGGAAAGATATTTATGCCCTTCCATTATGCTGAAAGTCCGGCTAATAGATTAACTAATGATGAGTTGGATCCAGAGGGAAAAATCCCAGAATATAAGGTAACAGCAGTTAAAATTGAGAAAGTAAGTTAATAAAAATGAAAAATAATATAAATAATTGGAGGGGAAGAATGGTTAAATCAAAGGAAGTTTCTATTATAAGAGTAAGTAAAGATGGAAATAATAAAGTAACTGATTCAGTAGTTGTAGAGTTACCTTTGACTATCATTCTCAATGGAGAAGAAGTAGTTACTATGCTTTGTACGCCTGAAAAAATTGATTATTTAGCTGTCGGCTTTTTGAAATCAGAAGGACTAATTACTGATCATAATGATATAAGAAATGTTGAAATTAATGAAGAGGATGGTATTGTTGAAGTAATAACTGAAGAAGAAATTTCTTCTTTAGTAAAGAAATTATATGACACGAGGACAATTACTTCTGGCTGTGGAAAGGGAACAGTTTTTTACAATGTAATTGATTCTATGCAGTGTAGTCAAATTGGAACTGAATTAGAAATTAGTATAGATCAAACTTTGAAGTTAGTCAAAAAGCTACAGAAGAAAGCTAATTTATTTCAAAAAACAGGAGGGTCTCATAGTTCAGCTCTCTGTAACTTAGAAGAGGTTATGATTTTTAGTGAGGATATTGGACGGCATAATGCTGTTGATAAAATAGTTGGAGAAGCAATTATGAAGGGACTTAGTCTTGATGATAAGTTGTTAGTTACTAGTGGTCGGGTTTCTTCGGAAATTTTATTAAAAACAGCTAAATTAGGACTGCCTATTCTTATTTCACGTTCTGCTCCTACTTCTCTTGCAGTTAAAATGGCTGAAGAGTTAAACTTGACTTTGATCTGTTTTGCTCGAAGGAATAGAATGAATATATATACTCATGATTGGCGGATTAAGACTTAACTTAAAGGCTTCCAAAGCGGAAGTCTTTTTTCAGTTAGACTGAATTTTGGATTTTATTTAATAAACTTCATGTAAATACTAAATAAACAGAGGAGATCTTATAGCAGGAAAATTGGTTTGAGTCAAGAATCTACTTACTAGCTTTAATATTTATTAAAAACTGAATTTGAGGTGAAAATATGGAAAAATATTTACGACAGATTCCAGCTGTTGATAAAATATTACAACAAGAGCCGATTGAGGAGTTAGCTGCTCAATATTCTCGTGAAACTATAGTTGATATAATTAGAAGAGTTAATGAAGAGTTACGAGAAGAGATTTTGAGCGGAGATTTATCTGATGATTTTGAAGTATCAGTGAAAAGAGTAGTTAAATTAGCTTTAGATAAAGCTGACGAATGGTTAAGTCCAAGCCTTCAGGCTGTGATTAATGGAACAGGAGTGGTGATTCATACTAATTTGGGACGGTCACTATTGACTGAAGCGGCTCAGGAAAGGTTAGTTGAAGTTGCTCAGAATTATTCTACTTTGGAAATAGATGTTGAGACGGGAGATAGGGGTTCACGCTATGAACATGTAACAGAATTATTAACTTATTTGACTGGAGCAGAAGATAGTTTAGTTGTTAACAATAATGCTGGAGCTGTTCTATTAGCTCTAAGTACGTTGGCTGAGGGTAAAGAAGTAATTATTTCCCGGGGGCAGTTGGTAGAGATAGGTGGATCCTTTCGAGTTCCTGATGTAATGAAACAGAGTGGAGCTGAATTGATTGAGGTAGGAACTACTAATAAGACGCACTTGAAGGATTATAGAGCAGCAATTAATGAAAAGACAGGCCTATTATTGGATGTTCATACTAGTAATTATCGAATTGTTGGTTTTGCTGAACAGGTAGCATTAGAAGAGTTGGTAGAATTAGGAGCAGAAAATGATATACCAGTTTTAAATGATTTAGGTAGTGGAACTTTAATTGATTTTGGACAGTATGGTTTTAGTCCAGAACCTACTGTTCAGGATAATATTAATGCTGGAGCGGATGTTGTAACTTTTAGCGGCGATAAGTTATTAGGAGGACCACAAGCTGGAATTATTGTTGGAAAGGAAGAGTATATTCAACAGATAAAAGAGAATCCTCTTAATAGGGCACTTCGAGTTGATAAGTTTACTTTAGCTGCTTTAGAAGAAACACTACGTCTTTATTTAGATTCAGAAACGGCGGTTAAGAAGGTACCTACACTACAGTTATTGACACTAGATTCAGAAGTATTAAAAGATCGGGCTGATAGATTAGCTTCAAAATTAGATGAACTAGCTGGATTAGAAGTAGAAGTAGATCCAGGTTCTTCACAAGTAGGAGGCGGAGCTTTTCCTAATGAGGATTTACCGACATTTTTAGTTAAAGTTTCTGTTTCTCATTTAACGGCTAATGAGGTAGGTAATAGATTAAGAGAATGTAATCCACCTCTTTTCACTCGAATTCAAAATGAGAAAATAATTATTGATCCTAGAACCATCAAAGATGAAGAGATTAATACAATATTTTCTCATTTTAGCAGTTTAGTAGAGGAGGCATAAAGTATGAAACATTTAATTTTAGGGACAGCGGGTCATATTGATCATGGGAAAACAACATTGATTCAAAAGTTAACTGGAGAAAATACTGATAGATTAAAAGAAGAACAAAACCGCGGAATTTCAATTGATCTTGGCTTTACTTCTTTTGAATTAGAAGATGAAGAAATAGAGTTAGGAATTATTGATGTACCTGGACATGAGAAGCTTGTAAAAAATATGCTGGCTGGAGCCGGGGGCATAGATTTAGCTTTATTAGTAGTTGCTGCTGATGAAGGTTTTATGCAGCAGACAAAAGAGCATCTTAATATTTTGGAATTATTAGGAGTAGAAGCAGGAATAGTAGCTATTACTAAAGTAGATATGGTAGAAGAAGAATGGCTGGAATTGGTTAAAGATGACATAAGAGATAAATTAGCAGGTACTTTTTTGGAAGAGGCAGCCTTAGTTTCAGTTTCAGGAGTAACAGGAACTGGAATTGAGAAATTAATAGGAGAATTGGGGCAGGTGGCTAGAGGATTAGAACCTAAGGATCAGGATGATAATATCTATTATCCGCTTGATAGAGCTTTTTCGATAGATGGGTTTGGTACAGTAGTAACTGGAACTTTAATGGCTGGTAGTCTAAAGCCGGGGGATAAAGGGATTATTTATCCTCAGGAAAAAGAAGTGGAGGTTAGAAATCTTCATGTACATGGAGAATCAGTACAGGAAGCAGTAGCTGGTCAAAGAGTAGGTACTAATCTAGCTAATGTAGATGTTGATGATATTTCACGCGGGGATATTCTAGCGACTCCTGATACATTAGCTCCAACTACATTAATGGATGTTAAGATAGAACTTCTATCTGATGCTCCTTTGAGTTTAGAGCATAATGATCGATTAAGAATTCATTTAGGAGCTAAAGAGGTTTTTGGTCGAATTAGTATTTTGAATAAAGATGCTATCTATCCCGGAGAAGAAGCATATGTCCAATTGAGATTAGAAGAACCTATGGTTGCTTATTATAATCAACCTTTTGTTATTAGACGTTATTCGCCAATGGTAACTATTGGTGGTGGGAGAGTTTTACTTTCTGAATGTGGGAAACATCAACGTTTTGATGATGAATTACTAACTAAATTAGAAATACAGGAGCAGGGAAGTGATTTAGAACGAGTTGGGGTTATAATGCAAGGTCGTGAGCAAACAGTTAATCCGAAGGATTTAGTAATAGAAACAGGTTTGACAATTGATGAGATAACTGATAAATGTGAAGAATTAGTAGCGGAAGGAAGAACTTTTAAATTCACTGTTGGACAGCAGTCTTCATATTTACATTGTAATGACTATAATCTACTTAAGGAGCAAATTCTGAAAAATTTAAGAGATTACCATCACCAGCATCATCTTCGTTGGGGGCAGGCAAAAGAAGAGGTGAGGAGTCAACTACAATTTGAGTTGAGTAAACAAGAATATGATGATTTTCTAGCCAGTCTCGAAGATGAGAGAATAATTGAAATAAACAAAGCTAATATTAAATTAAAAAAACATGAAATAAAATTAAATGAAGAAGAAAAAGAGCTTAAAGATAGGATAGAGAATGAGTTTAGGAACAATTCTTTTATGCCGCCTACATTACAAGAATTAAAGGAAGAGTTAGAGGTTGATGAAGAATTAGTAGAGGATTTATTTGATTTGCTGGTAAGAAAAGATATACTAAAGAGAATAGATGCAGAGACTTACTTGCATTACAAAGCTTTAGATGAAGCTAAAGAAATGTTAAAAGACTTTTTAGCTGATAATGAAAGTATTACTTTGGCAGATTACAGAGATTTATTGGAAAGTAGTCGAAAGTATACATTGCCATTACTAAATTACTTTGATCAACAAGGTTTGACAAAACGAGTTGGAGATAAGCGAATTTTAGTTGAATAATTAAAATGATTTAGAAGCAAAGGAAAATTTTAATGGAAAAGAATGGGGCTCCCTTTTAAGGGAGTCTTTTCATTGTCCGAAATTTTATATAATAATGTCGAAAAACATAATAACAGTTATGTTTATAATCATGATTGACAAATAACCATGATTATGTTATGATTAAAATGTGAAATAAAATACAATCAAAGGGGTGGAATTATGTTAGAAGACAAGAAAGTTGTCATTATTGGCGACCGCGATGGTATTCCGGGGCCTGCAATTCAAGAATGTATTGAAACAACAGGCGCCGAAGTTGTATTTAGTTCCACAGAGTGCTTTGTGTGAACGGCCGCAGGTGCTATGGACCTAGAGAATCAAAAAAGAGTTAAGGAGATCACTGAGGAACATGGAGCAGAAAATGTAGTAGTAGTTTTAGGGGGAGCAGAGCCAGAAGCTTCAGGCTTAGCTGCTGAAACTGTTACTAATGGTGATCCAACTTTTGCAGGTCCATTAGCAGGAGTCCAGTTAGGACTCAGAGTTTATCACGTTTTAGAACCTGAAATTAAAGAGGAAATTGATGAAGAAGTATATGAGGAACAAATAAGCATGATGGAAATGGTATTAGAGGTAGACGACATTGTTGATGAAGTTGCTTTATATAGAGGGAAGTATTGTCAATTTGAATAATTAGTTTGAAAA
This genomic window from Sporohalobacter salinus contains:
- the fdhF gene encoding formate dehydrogenase subunit alpha, which gives rise to MVELTINDKQVEVPKNYTVLQACKDLNIEIPTLCYNEVLEPHGACRLCIVEVEGFDNLPASCTLQVENGMEIHTHSERVMEIRKNILGLLIADHPLNCLTCEQSGNCKLQDYCYEYDVEGPIFGTNEKEKLEIKDKNPFIEYDPNKCILCGRCVKVDQEIQCSDTLEFSQRGHKTLVSTAYEQDLSGEYSDCVFCGQCVEVCPTGALIYKPSKRQGREFDIDKKVQTTCPYCGVGCQLELEIKDNEVVKVGSVYKDGIPNSAGEACIKGRFGYQFISHDDRLTNPLIKRDGEFEEASWDEALDYIAENLSEVKEEYGSQAVGNLTSARCTNEENYLIQKFMRAVIGTNNVDHCAHLUHSPTVAGLAKSFGSGAMTNSISEVETSDVIFVTGSNTTEAHPVIGSKIKKAVKNGTKLIVADPREIGLSSVADIAVKQEPGSDIALINGLMHIIIKEDLHDKEFIEERTEGFEALKELVKDYPPEKVAKITNIPAKDIIEMARLYASGDRGAIYYAMGITQHKSGTKNVTSIACLAMLTGNIGKAGTGVNPLRGQNNVQGACDLGGLPNVYPGYQKVDNPEIQKKFETAWGVELSGEVGLTVVEMFNAIDEEEIKSLYIIGENPVISDPNQHHIEEALEELEFLVVQDIFLTETAEYADVVLPAACFAEKEGTFTNTERRIQRVRKAVSPPGEAKADWEIICDLANRMGYEMSYESPAVIMEEIAELTPIYGGIDYRRIDNKGLQWPCPDKSHPGTKFLHEGEFAHGKGIFHPADHMKPIEEVNEEYNYIMMTGRMLYHYHTGTMTRNSESIDQYKPDAYVEINEKDAKDLEIEDGDRVKIASRRGEVETYAKIGDIVEPGKIFMPFHYAESPANRLTNDELDPEGKIPEYKVTAVKIEKVS
- the selA gene encoding L-seryl-tRNA(Sec) selenium transferase; the protein is MEKYLRQIPAVDKILQQEPIEELAAQYSRETIVDIIRRVNEELREEILSGDLSDDFEVSVKRVVKLALDKADEWLSPSLQAVINGTGVVIHTNLGRSLLTEAAQERLVEVAQNYSTLEIDVETGDRGSRYEHVTELLTYLTGAEDSLVVNNNAGAVLLALSTLAEGKEVIISRGQLVEIGGSFRVPDVMKQSGAELIEVGTTNKTHLKDYRAAINEKTGLLLDVHTSNYRIVGFAEQVALEELVELGAENDIPVLNDLGSGTLIDFGQYGFSPEPTVQDNINAGADVVTFSGDKLLGGPQAGIIVGKEEYIQQIKENPLNRALRVDKFTLAALEETLRLYLDSETAVKKVPTLQLLTLDSEVLKDRADRLASKLDELAGLEVEVDPGSSQVGGGAFPNEDLPTFLVKVSVSHLTANEVGNRLRECNPPLFTRIQNEKIIIDPRTIKDEEINTIFSHFSSLVEEA
- the grdA gene encoding glycine/sarcosine/betaine reductase complex selenoprotein A: MLEDKKVVIIGDRDGIPGPAIQECIETTGAEVVFSSTECFVUTAAGAMDLENQKRVKEITEEHGAENVVVVLGGAEPEASGLAAETVTNGDPTFAGPLAGVQLGLRVYHVLEPEIKEEIDEEVYEEQISMMEMVLEVDDIVDEVALYRGKYCQFE
- the fdhD gene encoding formate dehydrogenase accessory sulfurtransferase FdhD, which codes for MVKSKEVSIIRVSKDGNNKVTDSVVVELPLTIILNGEEVVTMLCTPEKIDYLAVGFLKSEGLITDHNDIRNVEINEEDGIVEVITEEEISSLVKKLYDTRTITSGCGKGTVFYNVIDSMQCSQIGTELEISIDQTLKLVKKLQKKANLFQKTGGSHSSALCNLEEVMIFSEDIGRHNAVDKIVGEAIMKGLSLDDKLLVTSGRVSSEILLKTAKLGLPILISRSAPTSLAVKMAEELNLTLICFARRNRMNIYTHDWRIKT
- the nuoF gene encoding NADH-quinone oxidoreductase subunit NuoF, with amino-acid sequence MKSLRELEKLQEEFQENLKAAEKRILICGGTGCVSSGSRDVQDVLKEELANNNLEDEFGIVETGCHGFCEKGPIVIIYPEEIFYCEVSVEDVKKIVQKQLLKGEVVEELLYQDPVNKDNIFSYQDIDFYSEQQQIVLKNCGQINPEDIKEYLLTDGYQALGRVLTEMDPQEVIDEVKESGLRGRGGGGFPTGLKWQFARDSEGDKKYIICNADEGDPGAFMDRSLLEGDPHKIIEGMVIAGYAIGADEGYVYVRAEYPLAIERLEKALDQAGEYGLLGDNLFGTSFSFDLHIKAGAGAFVCGEETALMASIEGERGMPRPRPPFPAQKGLWGKPTNINNVETYANIAEIIDNGAEAFSSIGTGNSTGTKVFAMTGKINNTGLVEVPMGITMREIIYDIGGGIPNGKDFKAVQIGGPSGGCLPEEKLDLSIDYDSLINAGAMMGSGGLVIMDEDTCMVDIARFFLDFTVAESCGKCTPCREGTKRMLDVLEKITNGEGTLADINKLESLAETIKTASLCGLGQTAPNPVLSTLEYFRDEYEAHVEEQKCPAGTCEDLLNFKITEDCRGCTKCVNKCPTNAISGEAKKQHVIDVDECIKCGACIDACPFNAIVKE
- the selB gene encoding selenocysteine-specific translation elongation factor — protein: MKHLILGTAGHIDHGKTTLIQKLTGENTDRLKEEQNRGISIDLGFTSFELEDEEIELGIIDVPGHEKLVKNMLAGAGGIDLALLVVAADEGFMQQTKEHLNILELLGVEAGIVAITKVDMVEEEWLELVKDDIRDKLAGTFLEEAALVSVSGVTGTGIEKLIGELGQVARGLEPKDQDDNIYYPLDRAFSIDGFGTVVTGTLMAGSLKPGDKGIIYPQEKEVEVRNLHVHGESVQEAVAGQRVGTNLANVDVDDISRGDILATPDTLAPTTLMDVKIELLSDAPLSLEHNDRLRIHLGAKEVFGRISILNKDAIYPGEEAYVQLRLEEPMVAYYNQPFVIRRYSPMVTIGGGRVLLSECGKHQRFDDELLTKLEIQEQGSDLERVGVIMQGREQTVNPKDLVIETGLTIDEITDKCEELVAEGRTFKFTVGQQSSYLHCNDYNLLKEQILKNLRDYHHQHHLRWGQAKEEVRSQLQFELSKQEYDDFLASLEDERIIEINKANIKLKKHEIKLNEEEKELKDRIENEFRNNSFMPPTLQELKEELEVDEELVEDLFDLLVRKDILKRIDAETYLHYKALDEAKEMLKDFLADNESITLADYRDLLESSRKYTLPLLNYFDQQGLTKRVGDKRILVE